Part of the Kwoniella shivajii chromosome 1, complete sequence genome, AGGTATGGTGTAGGAAGTTGGTTTTATGGTGGTGATAGGAGGTAAAACCATTGAAGGAAAAAATATAGAATGCATAATATATTATATTATATTATATTATATTATAGTATTCACATGTATTCCTGTATACATTTTATTGCAATATTGAACTTTGACGGCACGTTGTAAAGTATCATTCCACCCAGATAGTCTACTCGTTCTTGGAGATGTAATGCTAATATTTCCATCCCATGGATCTCTGAGTCTACAACGTCCACTTTCGTTGAATCAGCAGCATCTTTCACCATATCCCACCTTGCAGTAACAATGAAGTTTATCTCTGAAAGTTCATTCCCCATCCACCATTATCTTGTTTCTCAAATTTGAAGTTATCCGTCGATAAACCGAAATTTCCAAGTAAGGAATTACCTAAATCTTTCAATTTACCCATCATTTCGTCcatctgtttcttctcttccactttgaTTCTTTCAGGTAGATTTGTTAAGGATCTCCTGATTGATGGGTTtagaggtgatgaaggtggtaagagATTTTGAAGGAGTGTATAATCTATTTTGGGGTTAATACGTCACGAAGGGACGTCAGCATTAATGAAGTTCGAATTTAGTAGATGGTAGATGAGGCAGAGTGTGGTTCAAGAGTGGATGGAGCAGGAACAGGGGGTGAGGTCATAGGCAGGCGGTAAGATACAGACAGCCAATAACATTAGTCAAACAACTTACCATCTTTAGCAGATACCAGAGCTGACAACTCCCCTATTCGTTCATTAGCAGTGGCACGTCGATGTAATCCTTTAACGTAGTTTGGGTCGATCTTGAGTGCTGCAAAAGGGTGCATCAGCTGTGTCCAACGAATACCTTGCTACTTATCGTGGGTTGTCAGGAGTTGATACCCACCTTCAGTACAagcttcaacagcttctttatcttttttcTGATTGTTTTTCAAACAAAGTAACAAAATACAAAGTTCAGCTTTATGACATTGATTCAAGTGTGCCTCTTTTACTTCTGTTCAAAGCTACTGGTGATTCCTAAATGGTGCAaaaatcaaaggaaaaagaacTTACCAAAGCAAGATAACATGCAGCTAAATTACCCCAAACATTCTTCGTACATTCTTTAATCCCATTTTCTACTTGTTCCCTTTGTTTCTCTTGGTCACTTGTCGCTTTTTTCAgttcttcttgttcgattttaatagcttcttcttctgtcacTTCTTCGATCCCACTTTCCCCTGACTTGTTACCGCCCTTTTTGGGGTTGACAGACTCATCCTCTTCAGGAGGGGAGGGTATGTGTGGTAGATGATCTATAGCTTTAAGGTATGTTGATATCGCTTCATCATATTTCGGTATCGGTTTAAAAGTGAATAAAGCGTTTCCTTCGTTTTTCAGTCTGATAGCTTTCGTAAGAAGCTCCTATGGGTCATCACCCGAAGATCAGTGACTCtttgaaaaaaaaaaaaaaaaaatgatggatgatttCACTTGAACAGCACTGAGATGATCCGAGATAGATAGACTTACATTCAGGTCTTCAGTTGAGAATTTAGCTTCATCAGGTTCGACGATATCTACAGCGTCTTCCCATatctcgtcttcttcctcctcttcttcttggtcgTCATCGCCATCAGGATCTACGACTCCCTTGTCTGCGGTATGTGATTGAGTGGTATCACGATTTGAAGCACCGTTCAGTGATCCAGCTTTAGAAGTTTCACCGTTTTTCTCTCCCCAGTGGAATTGCGTTTTGGCCCATTCGGGAGGTTGGAATTTCCTGGCGTCAAATTCTGGTAAATCGTCAAACGTCGGTTGGGTTGACATGACACTCAAAAGACGATCAGCGGAATAAGAGTTGAGAGTAATATCTAGAGAGTCGATGTAGTCCTGGTAAGATATAAAGTCGAGAGAACAAGTTGAATATGATGCCACCAATGACAACGGGTTCATTCAAAGAGGAACGACGTTgaaacctccactttgaatCACTTGATTCGAACCTAATTCCAGCAGAATGATAAATCCTTCATTGCGATATGCATGTAATACATATGGACACTGCACAGAGACACAAAGCAGCACAGTTCCCTAAGATCATATCTCGCTAAGCAAGATCACACCGAGAATAACATATCCTAAACTATCCTATCCAGAACCTTACAAAGAAGCCCTAATGAATCCTTCCAAACCACCATTCACCCATAATTCTTGTACACTTCTACCTACTTTAGCTGCAGGATAtactttttcacctttatcagtCGTTACTGTTACTTTACCTCTTCTGGTATCAACTTtgatcttccatccttcagGTACTACAGTTAATTTGCcatcttttccaccttttcctcttacaccttctttagcaAATCGTTCAGTCATGTCCTTGATCAGAGTTGGAGAttctatcaatatcaatccgTTATTTATGGAATTCCTCTTGAATATATCACCGAAAGATCCACATATCACCAAAGGTATTCCGGCGTTCTTGATTGCTGTTGCAGCTTGTTCTCGGGATGATCCAGTACCGAAATTGTATCCCGATAATAATATAGCACCAGGTCGAgtcgacgatgatgatgatgaagatgaagaagaggattctGTTGAAAGAGTATTTCGAATTTCCCTTGCAGTAGCTGCAAATGTTGGATCGTAGTTTTCTATAATTTAGATACCAGGTTAGCGGACATCTTTCGTTGCAGAGAAGCCAAGTCGATAGAAAAGCAGCTCACCCATTACGACTTCCGCCTGTCTTTCTGGtgtgatatcatcttgataagTGTATTTACCTGGATACATACCATCCGTAGTCAAGTTATCTTGAGGAGCGAAAAGTAACGGACCTTCAAAGTATTCTGGGAAACCATCGAGTAAAGGTTCTAATGAAgcttcatctacttctgtTGCGGAAGTGGATTCTGTGTTTTCTTCTATTATCGATATTGTTGGTTTATCGTATTTGGGTAGAGAGTTTAAGTCTAGAGAATCAGGACCACAGATGTAACCTTTTGCAGCCGATGCAGCTACAACAGCAGGAGAAGCTAAATAAGCTATAGCTTCAGGTGAACCCATTCTACCTTTATAATTTCTGTTCGTTGCACTTATACcaacttcacctttttctaATAATCCAACACCTAGTCCGATACATGGCCCACATCCAGCAGGTAAAGTTTTAGCTCCAGCATCAATCAGAACCTGCCAATCACCTGAGGATTCAGCATCTTCTTGTACTCTACTTGATGCTGCTGCTATATAAAATTCGACCCCGGAAGcgatcttctttcttctcaacaCTTCCGCTGCAGATGCGATATCGGATGCTCTGGAATTGGTACATGACACGAGATAAGCtttattgatcttgatattaTCTTGAACCAGTTTAGGTAAGGCGGTAGCTACTTTGACTGAGTTTGGTCCAGAGACGTAAGGCACTaaagttgaaagatcaagtgatAATCTAGACGCGTAATGAGCTCCATCATCGGCGGTAGGTCTGTTGGTCAAAGCGTCTTGTAAACGATCTGGATTCAATCGAGGATGAGGTTTTGTTTCATTGACTGGGTCTGAAGGTTCAGGGAAAGGTGCcatggaagaagaaccaGGTTGGGTCAAAAATCTTCTTAATTCATTCTTTTTGAATATTCCTTGATACCACTCTTCTAATTTGTTATCGATGGGGAAAACACCTGCTACAGCTCCCCATTCCGTTGTCATATTGGCAATAGTCAGCCTTTCATCAATCGATAAATGTTCTATCCCAGATCCGGTGAATTCGATAGCAGCGTTGAGAActtcatcattat contains:
- a CDS encoding homoaconitase, mitochondrial encodes the protein MVFLPRLGQLGPQRIAFIHARQNGRFYATVSNPQTVIEKIVQKYAVDLPQGTKVRAGDYVMIKPEHVMTHDNTGPVISKFLSLSCSKLDNPRQPVFTLDHDVQNKSETNQNKYKKIEAFAKQHGVDFYPAGRGIGHQIIVEEGYAWPGKMVVASDSHSNHYGGVGCLGTAIVRTDAAGIWATGKFWWQIPRVVSVSLDGKLSPGVTGKDVIVALAGLFNNDEVLNAAIEFTGSGIEHLSIDERLTIANMTTEWGAVAGVFPIDNKLEEWYQGIFKKNELRRFLTQPGSSSMAPFPEPSDPVNETKPHPRLNPDRLQDALTNRPTADDGAHYASRLSLDLSTLVPYVSGPNSVKVATALPKLVQDNIKINKAYLVSCTNSRASDIASAAEVLRRKKIASGVEFYIAAASSRVQEDAESSGDWQVLIDAGAKTLPAGCGPCIGLGVGLLEKGEVGISATNRNYKGRMGSPEAIAYLASPAVVAASAAKGYICGPDSLDLNSLPKYDKPTISIIEENTESTSATEVDEASLEPLLDGFPEYFEGPLLFAPQDNLTTDGMYPGKYTYQDDITPERQAEVVMENYDPTFAATAREIRNTLSTESSSSSSSSSSSTRPGAILLSGYNFGTGSSREQAATAIKNAGIPLVICGSFGDIFKRNSINNGLILIESPTLIKDMTERFAKEGVRGKGGKDGKLTVVPEGWKIKVDTRRGKVTVTTDKGEKVYPAAKVGRSVQELWVNGGLEGFIRASL